In Chryseobacterium gotjawalense, the following are encoded in one genomic region:
- a CDS encoding prolyl oligopeptidase family serine peptidase — MIINKVSVLLIYLLFGIMAKAQVMQPKAPSIPKTDIYYGIEIVDNYRNIEDLNDFTTNNWLEEQTQHSKSILEKIPNREYYINKRLEFDNRKSFSVDNINVTENDFYFYLLKKPNDKSAKLFYRKGFGGKETELFNPENFKIELQSNFIISYIQPNYDGSQVVIALTEQGKEISEMIIYSVKQNKLLPYNITHCWPSDSGGISWLPDNNSFIYLHYPVVDPKSDLFLKNMQSVIYTIGEDPQKLKPIFSKSNNPDLKINSEDFPRVSLPIKDSEYLFGEISGATSFKDTYYIPAKDINNKVRWKFLFGKDEKISDFIIKKDKIIFLSEKNGVNAIYETSLEKPDFQSPTLLIPPIPDETIIELYSIKDGFVFSGSKNGIEAKLYLYEKGKIETLILPFPAGDISVTTKNELSNDFWIVCSGWKNEAERFKYNYSEKKFLSENFSPVIQYPEFNDVIVKEITVKSYDGLDIPFTLIYKSGIQKNSNNPLLIDAYGAYGTSISPYFAKTYLLWVLNGGIAAVAHVRGGGEKGEQWHEAGFKETKPNSWKDLISCAEFMIKENYTFPDKIAIWGASAGGITVGRAMTERPDLFKAVIIESGILNPLRIESMPNGLNSVKEFGSINNEAGFRGLLEMDAFQHIKKDVNYPATYIMSGINDPRVSPWMPSKFAAKLLANNTSKNPILLKIDYEGGHGGSIPLAQRYSNLADIFAFAFWQLGHPDYQIKENSKK, encoded by the coding sequence ATGATTATTAACAAAGTAAGTGTTCTATTAATTTATTTATTATTTGGAATAATGGCAAAAGCTCAGGTAATGCAGCCGAAAGCACCCTCAATTCCAAAAACTGATATTTATTATGGCATTGAAATAGTTGATAATTACAGAAATATTGAAGATTTAAATGACTTTACAACCAATAATTGGCTGGAAGAACAAACACAACATTCTAAATCTATTCTCGAAAAAATTCCAAATAGGGAATATTACATCAATAAAAGATTGGAGTTTGACAATCGCAAATCATTTTCTGTAGATAATATTAATGTTACAGAAAATGATTTTTATTTCTACTTGCTTAAAAAGCCAAATGACAAATCTGCTAAACTATTTTATAGAAAAGGATTTGGCGGAAAGGAAACAGAACTTTTCAATCCGGAAAATTTCAAAATTGAATTACAGTCTAATTTCATAATTAGCTATATCCAACCCAATTATGATGGTTCCCAAGTGGTTATTGCTTTAACGGAACAGGGTAAAGAAATTTCAGAAATGATAATTTATAGTGTAAAACAAAACAAATTACTCCCTTATAACATTACCCATTGTTGGCCTTCTGACAGTGGTGGTATTTCTTGGCTTCCGGATAATAACAGTTTTATTTACTTACATTACCCCGTTGTTGATCCTAAATCGGATTTGTTTTTGAAAAATATGCAATCTGTGATCTATACAATAGGAGAAGATCCTCAAAAATTAAAACCCATATTCTCTAAAAGTAACAACCCAGATTTAAAAATAAATTCCGAAGATTTCCCACGTGTAAGTTTGCCAATAAAGGATAGTGAATATCTGTTTGGAGAAATATCTGGAGCTACAAGTTTTAAAGACACCTATTATATACCGGCTAAGGATATTAATAATAAAGTCAGATGGAAATTTTTATTTGGTAAAGATGAAAAAATAAGCGATTTCATTATTAAAAAGGATAAAATAATATTTCTTTCTGAAAAGAATGGAGTAAATGCAATTTATGAAACTTCTTTAGAAAAACCAGATTTTCAAAGCCCAACACTTCTTATTCCTCCAATTCCTGATGAAACGATAATCGAATTATATAGCATAAAAGATGGTTTTGTTTTCAGCGGTTCAAAAAACGGAATAGAAGCGAAACTTTATCTTTATGAGAAGGGAAAAATTGAAACTTTAATCCTTCCTTTTCCAGCAGGAGATATTTCTGTAACTACTAAAAATGAACTTTCTAATGATTTTTGGATTGTTTGCAGCGGATGGAAGAACGAAGCAGAAAGATTCAAATATAATTATTCGGAAAAAAAATTCTTGAGCGAGAATTTTTCTCCGGTAATTCAATACCCAGAATTTAATGATGTAATTGTTAAAGAGATTACCGTAAAATCTTATGATGGCTTAGACATTCCTTTTACATTAATTTATAAAAGTGGTATTCAAAAGAATTCAAATAATCCATTACTTATAGATGCTTATGGTGCTTACGGAACCAGCATAAGCCCATATTTTGCTAAAACTTATTTACTGTGGGTTTTAAATGGCGGAATTGCTGCTGTCGCACACGTAAGAGGAGGAGGAGAAAAAGGAGAACAATGGCATGAAGCAGGTTTTAAAGAAACAAAACCTAACTCCTGGAAGGATTTAATTTCTTGTGCTGAATTTATGATTAAAGAAAATTATACGTTTCCAGATAAAATAGCAATTTGGGGAGCGAGTGCAGGAGGAATAACAGTAGGAAGAGCAATGACAGAAAGACCAGATCTCTTCAAAGCAGTAATTATTGAATCCGGTATTCTTAATCCTTTAAGAATTGAATCTATGCCAAACGGATTAAATAGTGTTAAAGAATTTGGTAGCATAAATAATGAAGCTGGATTCAGAGGATTACTTGAAATGGATGCGTTCCAACATATAAAAAAAGATGTAAATTATCCTGCAACATATATTATGAGCGGAATAAATGATCCAAGAGTTTCGCCTTGGATGCCTTCCAAATTTGCAGCAAAATTACTTGCAAACAATACTTCTAAAAATCCCATTCTGTTGAAGATTGACTATGAAGGTGGACACGGAGGAAGTATTCCCTTAGCCCAAAGATATTCTAATTTGGCGGATATTTTCGCCTTTGCATTTTGGCAATTAGGGCATCCGGATTATCAGATAAAAGAAAATTCTAAAAAATAA
- a CDS encoding class I lanthipeptide: MKKKQQTHKKLSLNKLQIAKVNNPRTIKGGYQEGNTGYTGDTKTDPTETK; the protein is encoded by the coding sequence ATGAAAAAGAAACAACAAACACACAAAAAGTTGTCTTTAAACAAATTGCAAATAGCAAAAGTGAATAATCCTAGAACAATAAAAGGAGGGTATCAGGAAGGTAATACCGGTTATACAGGCGATACAAAAACAGATCCCACAGAAACAAAATAA
- a CDS encoding helix-turn-helix domain-containing protein produces the protein MKKNILLLLLSLSLNVCFSQSIKGFRLSDSLKGKSFEYLENTFDKTLKINSKKAEIYANSVLLKGKKGGNENKVAEGYLLLYKTTSDPLYLDSMIMISKKVQNFDNISRGYLQKGNYYYFKSDYSKSLENYLFARDFSKNNKDISHIINFNIGLLKLELDSYQESLKLFLDYKKYLEYNNLTVRKDYISCLYAIAYTYSKMDQLDLSDSFVKLGLEKNSLKNNKKNYSNLLLVSGINSYKRKQYDQAIKKLKNVSKLIKDHSYNAQNLALSEFYIGMSLYGSHNTHFLDKFKVVDSIIINTNDVTSELRDLYPILIEHYKKTNDKENQLLYIEHLLDVDSILNKSNHILYTELNKKYDTPILLKEKEKLISELDSKNSILFWITGIIGLILIVFLFLYYKNNKKIKYYQQQAILLTKNPEPIIIEKKSSIVDNKAPEKIKKEISKITLSEEILESLNLKFKQFEESKDFLNRNLTLDSLSKEFNTNRDYLSKAVNELKGKNFSQYINELRIKYIVEELKMNPKLQNLTIAGIAEEAAFNNSESFTNSFKKITGTLPSYYIKALKT, from the coding sequence ATGAAAAAAAATATTTTACTCCTTTTACTCAGTCTATCTTTAAACGTATGTTTTTCGCAGAGTATAAAAGGCTTCCGACTTTCAGATTCTTTGAAAGGAAAAAGTTTCGAATATTTAGAAAATACATTTGATAAAACATTAAAAATTAATTCTAAAAAAGCGGAAATATATGCTAATTCTGTTTTATTAAAAGGAAAAAAAGGAGGTAATGAAAACAAAGTTGCAGAAGGTTATCTGCTTTTATATAAAACTACATCCGATCCTTTGTATTTGGATAGTATGATAATGATCTCAAAAAAAGTTCAAAATTTTGATAACATATCACGAGGTTATTTACAGAAAGGAAATTATTACTACTTCAAATCAGATTATTCAAAATCTTTAGAAAATTATTTATTCGCAAGGGATTTTTCTAAAAATAATAAAGACATCTCCCATATCATCAATTTTAATATTGGACTGCTGAAACTAGAGTTAGACAGTTATCAAGAGTCACTAAAATTATTTTTAGATTATAAAAAATATCTTGAATATAATAATCTAACCGTTCGGAAGGACTACATAAGTTGCTTATATGCTATTGCATATACCTATAGTAAAATGGATCAACTTGATTTATCGGATTCTTTTGTCAAGCTTGGATTGGAAAAAAATTCACTAAAAAATAATAAAAAAAATTATTCAAATCTATTATTGGTTTCTGGTATAAATTCTTATAAAAGGAAACAGTATGATCAAGCAATAAAAAAATTAAAAAATGTTTCTAAACTCATTAAGGATCACTCTTACAATGCTCAAAATTTAGCCCTTAGTGAATTTTATATTGGAATGAGCTTGTACGGGAGTCATAACACCCACTTTTTAGATAAATTTAAAGTTGTGGACTCCATAATTATCAATACAAATGATGTCACTTCTGAATTAAGAGATCTATATCCTATATTAATTGAACATTATAAAAAAACTAATGATAAAGAAAATCAACTATTATATATTGAACATTTATTAGATGTTGACAGTATTTTAAATAAAAGCAACCATATTCTTTATACAGAACTAAATAAAAAATATGACACTCCAATCTTGTTAAAAGAAAAAGAAAAATTGATTTCTGAGTTAGATTCTAAAAACTCTATACTATTTTGGATTACTGGAATAATTGGACTGATTTTAATTGTTTTCTTATTCCTTTATTATAAAAACAATAAGAAAATTAAATACTATCAGCAGCAGGCAATTCTTTTGACAAAAAATCCAGAACCGATTATTATAGAAAAAAAATCTTCTATAGTTGATAATAAAGCACCTGAAAAAATTAAAAAAGAAATATCAAAAATAACCCTTTCAGAAGAAATATTAGAAAGTCTAAATTTAAAATTTAAACAATTTGAAGAAAGCAAAGATTTTTTAAATAGAAATCTAACTTTGGATAGCTTGTCAAAAGAATTTAATACCAATAGAGATTACCTTTCTAAAGCAGTTAATGAATTAAAAGGTAAAAATTTTTCGCAGTACATTAATGAACTAAGGATTAAATATATTGTTGAAGAATTAAAAATGAATCCAAAACTTCAAAACCTCACTATAGCTGGAATAGCTGAAGAAGCGGCGTTCAATAATTCAGAATCTTTTACAAATTCATTTAAAAAAATTACCGGGACGTTACCCTCATATTACATCAAAGCCTTAAAAACTTAA